A region of the Candidatus Eisenbacteria bacterium genome:
CAGGTCGCGACGGTCGGTCCCGGCTGGACCGGCTCGTGGGGCATGGGGTTGTTCGGGATGCAGATTCATAGCTGGGGTCGAGCCTCCGCTCGTTCTTGGTCCGGTAGCTCTTTCGTAGCCGTCTTGCGTGAGCGGCTCGGAACGGTGCGCTGACCAGGAGTCGAGACGCCTGTCCGTCGCTGTCTTGCGTGAGCGGCGCGGACCAGTGCGCTGACAGAAGTCGAAAGGGAACGGGACGGGAATGGGAATCCCCAGCGAGAGGCGCGGGGGGCACATGGCACAGCCCCCCGCCGAACTCATCGAGCTTCACTGCCACAGCCTGACGACGCTCTTGGTGATTGGGGGCCAAGCGATGGAACGTCGGGCTGTGGCTATTTCTTTCCATCGCACGAGCCACGTCTCGAGCGGACCCTTCGTCACCGTGGACTGCCGACAGGAGGAAGACCGGCTCCGTCTGGCGCTCCAGGCGCTGATGGCCGATACCGCTCCTGATCCAGGGCCGGATCCGATTCGCGCCGCTTGGTCGGGCACGTTGTTCCTCGACCAGGCCGATGCGCTCTCCGCGGACTGCCAGCGGCTACTGGCCTGGTTCGCGCAACACACTTTGGAAGGCTCGGTCGGCGCCGATGGCGGCTGGCCCGTGCGCCTCGCGGTGGGGGTCGCGGGAGATCCGGACGTTCTCGGCTTCATCCCCGAGCTCAGGGACGAGATCGACAAGCTTCGCATCGATCTCGACGAGGTCGAAGCCGGCGCGGCCTGATCGCGCATCCATCCTGTCGCACCGCTTCACTCGCCCGGGCTCGACGGCCCGCCACTTCCGAGTGGCGGGCTTCCTTTTTCGGGCGTGAGACGCCGCGCGTCACGCAGCGCCTGCCGGAGCAGGAACTCGATCTGAGCGTTCAGGCTGCGCAAGTCGTCGGCGGCCCATTTCTGCAGGGCCGCCAACGTCGCCGGGTCCAGTCGCAGCAGGAAGGGCTTGCGCGCCACGGGGAGCCGCCTATTGATAGAGCGAGCCGGCGTTCACCACGGGTTGGGTGTGCTGGTCGCTGCACAGAACGACAAGCATGTTGCTCACCATGGCCGCCTTGCGCTCCTCGTCGAGCTGCACCACCTGCTTTCGCGAAAGCTGTTCCAGCGCCATTTCCACCATCCCGACGGCGCCTTCGACGAACTTCTGGCGCGCGGCGACGATGGCGCTGGCCTGCTGGCGCCTCAGCATGGCGCCGGCGATCTCCGGGGCGTAGGCGAGATGGCTGATTCGTGCCTCGATCACCTGGACCCCGGCCTTCTCGAGTCGCTCCTGGACTTCGCGACGCAGCTCGTCCGCGATCTCGACCGGCTGGCCGCGTAGAGAGACTTCCTTTTCCTCGTGCGCGTCGTAGGCGTAGGACGTCGCCAGATTGCGGAGCGCCGCCTCGCACTGCACGTGGACGAAGTTCTCGTAGTTGTCGACCTCGAACATCGCCTCGGCCGAGTCCACGACCTTCCACACGATCACCGCGGCGATCTCGATCGGGTTGCCGTGGTTGTCGTTCACCTTGAGCTTGGCGCTCTCGAAGTTGCGGACTCTCATCGACACGCGCCGGCGGGCGGTGAAGGGGTTGACCCACCACAGCCCCGTCTTTCGCATGCTGCCCGCGTAGTTCCCGAACAGTGTCACCACCTGGGCTTCGTTGGGGTTCACGATGAACAGACCGAAGAACATCAGGCTGTCGATCCCCAGCGCGAGAAGGCCGCCGATGACGGCCCACCCCTCGTGGCTACGTATCGCGAACACCAGCAGCCAAGCGGAGGCGAAGAACGCGACAGTCCACAGGAGCAACATGGGGACACCTGCCAGGGCACGAACCTCTCTTTCGCGGAACATCTGAGCTCCTCCTTTCAGCGATGTCATACTGATATCACATTGATAACGGAGAAGCCAGGTGAAGAGTTGCAGAGAGCCAGGAACGAAGAATGGAAGTGTTTGAGGTAGTTGACCTTAGCCTAGGTTCGACGGCGAGGCCGGGGCCTGGCGACCGGCGTTCTGCGGGGTGGCTGGCCGTCCGCCTGGTCCGCCCTTTCGGCGGCGTCGACCAAGGCCTTGGGGGCGCGGACCTCCATCGCCAGCAGAGCGTGCGACAGCGTCTTGCCCTGCGCGTCGAGCCTCAGGGACACGGTGCCGCCGCCACCCAGCGATTCATGGAGGAGGAAGTTGAGCGCCGTCAGATTGGGCACCTCGTGGCGCTCCACGCGACCGTGGCAAATGCCTTTGAAATGACGCTTCACCACGGCGGCCGTGAGCGTGCGGCGCAGCCACGGGTAGATCTCGGGCGACCGAGCGATGACGCCGATGTTGCACATGTCGCCTTTGTCGCCGCTGCGCGCGTGAGCCAGTCGTGAGAGCGGGACCGTGACGACCTTCGCGCTGCCTCGCACCGGTGGCGCCGAGAATCGGGGCAAGGGCGGAACCGGCGACTGCGCGAGGAGGGGCGTGGGCCATTCGAGCGTCTGCTCGCCCTCGCGGGTGACGAGCCGCGGCTTCACGCGATCGCGAGGAACCAGGGCGGGCCAGTAAGCGACGACGTCCTGCGCCTGGGGCCTTCCGCCGGTCACCGCCACGCCGGGAGGGCCCGAGAGAATGACCGCCGGGATCATCTTCGCGAACTGCTCGATCTTGTCGCGGTCGCGGTCGCGAACCGACAGCCGCAGGAGCACCTCGGAGGGATCGCGCTCGGGCGCCAGCGGCCCCCAGCACGCGGAGTGGCCCACCAACTCCGCGTGCGTCTCGATGAATTCGACGCCCAGGCGGCGCCAGAACAGGTCGGCGAAGGCGCGGGCCTTCGCCACCGCTTCGGGCGCCGAGATGATCAGCGATCCGCTCGCCTTCCAGCCGTCGAAGTAGGAAGCGCTCACCTTGAGCGAGCCGGGCGCCGGCCGGCCGCGCACGCCCCAGACGCGCACGCGATCGCGGCCCGCCTGCTCGAGCCGGATCGAGCCGAAGTCGGCGGTGACGTCCGGCGTGATGTAGGAGCGAGGGTCGCCCATCTCGTAGACCAGCTGCTCGGTCACGGTGCGCACGGTCACGGCTCCGCCCGTCCCGGCGTGCTTGGTGACCACGAACGATCCATCAGGGAAGACCTCGATCACCGGATAGCCGATGGACTCGAAGTGACGGATGCGGCGCCAGTCGGTGAAGTTGCCTCCGGTGCTCTGAGCGCCGCACTCGATGATGTGCCCGGCGACGATTCCCGCCGCCAGGCGGTCCCAGTCGTCGGCGGCCCAGCCGAAAGCATGGATCATCGGCGCGAGCGTGATGCCGGTGTCGGTGCATCGTCCCGTGACCACGATCTGCGCGCCGCTCTTCAGCGCCTCGACCACCGGCCAGGCGCCGAAGTAGGCGTTCGCCGACGAGACGCGATCGCGTACCTGCTGGAACGAAGTGCCGTCGTCCATGTGATCCAACGCGACGCCGGTGGCGTTCAGCTCGCCCAGGCGATCCATCAGGTCATCACCTACCACGGCGGCGACTTCGAGCTGGTGCCCGTGCTGCTGGATGCGCTCCAGCAGGGTGCCCCGGCAGGCGAGAGGGTTCACGCCGCCGGCGTTGGTGATGACCTTGGTGCCGTGCTCGACCAGGAGCGGAAGCGCTTCCTCGACCTGCGCGATGAAGTCGCGCGCATATCCGGTCTTCGAATCGCGGGCGCGCTGCTTCTGCATGATGGACATCGTGATCTCGGCCAGGAAGTCGAGCGTCACGTAATCCACAGCGGCCAGCTCGACCTGACGCTTGAACTGCGAGAGGTCGTCGCCCCAATAACCGCCAGCGTTGGCGATGCGGATCATGTCCGGCATGGGTTCGCGGCACGCTAGCCGCTCGATCTCGGGGCGTCAACTTTCAGCCGCGCCGTGACGCGCCTGTCGCCGCCGATTACCCTCGCGCCATGCCTTCGAGTCCCAAGCGCTCGGCGAAGCGTCGTTCCAGGTCTCACGGGGAATCCCGACCGCGCGCTGTCGTGCCACGATCGTCCGGCGGTCTCCTCAGGCCCTCGGCCGATGCCTGGCTCATTCTCGGGCTTGCGCTGTTCGCGGTGCTCGTGCGGCTGCCGCATCTCGGATGGGGGCTGCCGGTCGTCGAAGAAGAGGCGCTCCCGATGAAGAAGGCCTTTGCCATGTGGGGCTGGGATACAGGTCACATCGACTGGAACCCTCACACCGCCGGCTGGCCGTCGCTGTCTTTCTATCTGCAGCTCCTGGTTCAGCACCTGCATTACGGCATTGGCCGGTTGAGCGGAGTGTTTCACGACCGTGGCGATTACTTCGTGGCGCACTGGCTCGACCCCGGGCCGCTGCTGCGAATCTCGCGCGGCGTGAGCATCCTGGCGTGTGCCATCACGGTGGCCACGGCGGGGCGCCTGACTCTGCGGCTGGCCGGCCGTCCAGCCGCGCTTCTGGTGGGTGGCTTGCTCGCGCTCTCCCCATTGCTCGTGGAGCACTCGCAGCTCGTCATCCCCGACATCCTCGCGGCCCTGTTCGCGATGCTGGCCGTGGAACGAATCGTGTCGATCTCCGTCCGTGACCAACGCTCGGACGATGTATGGGCCGGAATCTGGATCGGACTCGGAGCGTCCAGCAAGTACACGCCACTCCTCTTGATCCCGGGGCTCCTCGTCGCTTATGGACTGCGCCTCGAGGGAAGGCTCTG
Encoded here:
- a CDS encoding acyclic terpene utilization AtuA family protein produces the protein MPDMIRIANAGGYWGDDLSQFKRQVELAAVDYVTLDFLAEITMSIMQKQRARDSKTGYARDFIAQVEEALPLLVEHGTKVITNAGGVNPLACRGTLLERIQQHGHQLEVAAVVGDDLMDRLGELNATGVALDHMDDGTSFQQVRDRVSSANAYFGAWPVVEALKSGAQIVVTGRCTDTGITLAPMIHAFGWAADDWDRLAAGIVAGHIIECGAQSTGGNFTDWRRIRHFESIGYPVIEVFPDGSFVVTKHAGTGGAVTVRTVTEQLVYEMGDPRSYITPDVTADFGSIRLEQAGRDRVRVWGVRGRPAPGSLKVSASYFDGWKASGSLIISAPEAVAKARAFADLFWRRLGVEFIETHAELVGHSACWGPLAPERDPSEVLLRLSVRDRDRDKIEQFAKMIPAVILSGPPGVAVTGGRPQAQDVVAYWPALVPRDRVKPRLVTREGEQTLEWPTPLLAQSPVPPLPRFSAPPVRGSAKVVTVPLSRLAHARSGDKGDMCNIGVIARSPEIYPWLRRTLTAAVVKRHFKGICHGRVERHEVPNLTALNFLLHESLGGGGTVSLRLDAQGKTLSHALLAMEVRAPKALVDAAERADQADGQPPRRTPVARPRPRRRT
- a CDS encoding SPFH domain-containing protein, with the translated sequence MFREREVRALAGVPMLLLWTVAFFASAWLLVFAIRSHEGWAVIGGLLALGIDSLMFFGLFIVNPNEAQVVTLFGNYAGSMRKTGLWWVNPFTARRRVSMRVRNFESAKLKVNDNHGNPIEIAAVIVWKVVDSAEAMFEVDNYENFVHVQCEAALRNLATSYAYDAHEEKEVSLRGQPVEIADELRREVQERLEKAGVQVIEARISHLAYAPEIAGAMLRRQQASAIVAARQKFVEGAVGMVEMALEQLSRKQVVQLDEERKAAMVSNMLVVLCSDQHTQPVVNAGSLYQ
- a CDS encoding sigma 54-interacting transcriptional regulator — its product is MAQPPAELIELHCHSLTTLLVIGGQAMERRAVAISFHRTSHVSSGPFVTVDCRQEEDRLRLALQALMADTAPDPGPDPIRAAWSGTLFLDQADALSADCQRLLAWFAQHTLEGSVGADGGWPVRLAVGVAGDPDVLGFIPELRDEIDKLRIDLDEVEAGAA